The Fundidesulfovibrio magnetotacticus genome has a window encoding:
- the hisB gene encoding imidazoleglycerol-phosphate dehydratase HisB, whose product MRPRSPAVRRAVVNRTTRETSIELELVLDGQGTAEVSTGVGFADHMLTLLAFWSGFDLKVFCKGDLHVDAHHTLEDVGLCLGQAMADALGDKAGITRVGFARFPLDEALSEAVVDLSGRAYLVYEDDPLPAQVAGEEKDVWREFFKSLAGKAHMNLHLRMLYGKNGHHLLESAFKALGVALRQACAPGRAGVPSTKGSLG is encoded by the coding sequence ATGCGGCCAAGGAGTCCGGCCGTGCGTAGGGCCGTGGTGAACCGCACCACCCGCGAGACCTCCATCGAGCTGGAACTCGTCCTGGACGGCCAGGGCACGGCCGAGGTCTCCACGGGCGTGGGGTTCGCCGACCACATGCTCACCCTGCTGGCCTTCTGGTCCGGCTTCGACCTGAAGGTCTTCTGCAAGGGAGACCTCCACGTGGACGCCCACCACACCCTGGAAGACGTGGGCCTCTGCCTCGGCCAGGCCATGGCCGATGCCCTGGGCGACAAGGCGGGCATCACCCGCGTCGGCTTCGCCCGCTTCCCCCTGGACGAGGCCCTCTCCGAAGCCGTGGTGGACCTCTCCGGACGCGCCTATCTGGTCTACGAGGACGACCCTCTCCCTGCCCAAGTGGCGGGCGAGGAAAAGGACGTGTGGCGGGAGTTCTTCAAGTCCCTGGCTGGCAAGGCCCACATGAACCTGCATCTTCGGATGCTCTACGGCAAGAACGGACACCACCTGCTCGAATCGGCGTTCAAGGCGCTGGGCGTGGCCCTGCGCCAGGCCTGCGCGCCGGGCCGGGCGGGCGTCCCGAGCACCAAAGGGAGCCTAGGCTGA
- the tatB gene encoding Sec-independent protein translocase protein TatB, which produces MFGIGSTELVIILIVALVLIGPSKLPDLMKSLGKGISEFRRMSTDVKSTLEREIEKADEAKRIEETKKELFGDAAPSEADAGKPAQSPVETAAKPGADDKAAPTAAAADATKTASAQSAEAKPAAEAKTGAPAATAQTAAAAPADAAKESGRA; this is translated from the coding sequence ATGTTTGGCATCGGTTCCACGGAACTCGTCATCATCCTCATCGTCGCCCTGGTGCTCATCGGTCCTTCCAAGCTGCCGGACCTGATGAAGTCCCTGGGCAAGGGCATCTCCGAGTTCCGGCGCATGAGCACGGACGTGAAGTCCACCCTGGAGCGGGAGATCGAAAAGGCCGACGAGGCCAAGCGCATCGAAGAGACCAAGAAGGAACTCTTCGGCGACGCCGCGCCCTCCGAGGCCGACGCCGGCAAGCCCGCGCAGTCCCCCGTCGAGACGGCGGCAAAGCCCGGCGCGGACGACAAGGCCGCCCCCACGGCGGCTGCTGCCGATGCAACCAAGACGGCCTCCGCCCAGAGCGCCGAGGCCAAGCCTGCCGCCGAAGCCAAAACCGGCGCACCGGCCGCTACCGCCCAGACGGCAGCGGCCGCCCCGGCCGATGCGGCCAAGGAGTCCGGCCGTGCGTAG
- the guaA gene encoding glutamine-hydrolyzing GMP synthase, translated as MQHQDTVVILDFGSQYTQLIARRVREAGVYSEIHPCTLSAEALRAIAPKAVILSGGPASVRDEDSPRLDPAVLELGAPVLGICYGMQLLAHSLPGGQVAAAKEREYGRAELSVDKPGILFEGVETDKPRTVWMSHGDHVVDVPHGFTVTASTQSVPAAAMEDASRNIFALQFHPEVAHTEDGTTILNNFLFKIAKVRTGWTMASFVEAEVKALREKLGDDHVVCALSGGVDSTVVAVLLHKAIGKRLHCIFVDNGVLRHNEGDEVVTYLREHFDLNLKYVQAQDLFLDRLAGVEDPEQKRKIIGYGFIEVFEKEAKAIPGVKWLAQGTLYPDVIESVSFKGGPSVVIKSHHNVGGLPEKMDLKLVEPLRELFKDEVRKVAYELGLPESIIWRHPFPGPGLAIRIIGDITRERLEILRRADKIVQAELKASDWYRKVWQGFAVLLPLKTVGVMGDDRTYENVCALRIVDSLDAMTADWSRVPTDILARISNRIINEVKGINRVVLDISSKPPATIEWE; from the coding sequence ATGCAGCACCAAGACACCGTCGTCATCCTGGACTTCGGCTCCCAGTACACCCAGCTCATCGCGCGGCGCGTGCGCGAGGCCGGGGTCTATTCGGAAATCCACCCCTGCACCCTCTCCGCCGAGGCGCTCAGGGCCATCGCCCCCAAGGCCGTGATCCTCTCGGGCGGCCCCGCCAGCGTGCGCGACGAAGACTCGCCCAGGCTCGATCCCGCCGTGCTCGAACTGGGCGCGCCCGTGCTGGGCATCTGCTACGGCATGCAGCTGCTGGCCCACTCCCTGCCCGGTGGCCAGGTGGCCGCCGCCAAGGAGCGCGAGTACGGACGGGCCGAACTCTCCGTGGACAAACCCGGCATCCTCTTCGAGGGCGTGGAGACCGACAAGCCCCGCACGGTCTGGATGTCCCACGGCGACCACGTGGTGGACGTCCCCCACGGCTTCACCGTGACGGCATCCACCCAGAGCGTGCCCGCCGCCGCCATGGAGGACGCCTCCCGCAACATCTTCGCCCTCCAGTTCCACCCCGAGGTGGCCCACACCGAGGACGGCACGACCATCCTGAACAACTTCCTGTTCAAGATCGCCAAGGTGCGCACCGGCTGGACCATGGCCAGCTTCGTGGAGGCCGAGGTGAAGGCCCTGCGCGAAAAGCTGGGCGACGACCACGTGGTCTGCGCCCTCTCCGGCGGCGTGGACTCCACCGTGGTGGCCGTGCTGCTGCACAAGGCCATCGGCAAGCGCCTGCACTGCATCTTCGTGGACAACGGCGTCCTGCGCCACAACGAAGGCGATGAGGTGGTCACGTATCTGCGCGAGCACTTCGACCTGAACCTCAAGTACGTCCAGGCCCAGGACCTCTTCCTGGACCGCCTCGCGGGCGTCGAGGACCCGGAGCAGAAGCGCAAGATCATCGGCTACGGCTTCATCGAGGTCTTCGAGAAGGAAGCCAAGGCCATCCCCGGCGTGAAGTGGCTGGCCCAGGGCACCCTCTACCCGGACGTGATCGAGTCCGTGAGCTTCAAGGGCGGGCCCAGCGTGGTCATCAAAAGCCACCACAACGTGGGCGGGCTGCCCGAGAAGATGGACCTCAAGCTCGTGGAGCCCCTGCGCGAACTCTTCAAGGACGAAGTGCGCAAGGTGGCCTACGAACTGGGCCTGCCCGAGTCCATCATCTGGCGTCACCCCTTCCCGGGGCCGGGCCTGGCCATCCGCATCATCGGGGACATCACCCGCGAGCGCCTGGAGATCCTGCGCCGCGCGGACAAGATCGTTCAGGCCGAACTCAAGGCCTCGGACTGGTACCGCAAGGTCTGGCAGGGCTTCGCCGTGCTCCTGCCCCTCAAGACCGTGGGCGTCATGGGCGACGACCGCACCTACGAGAACGTCTGCGCACTGCGCATCGTGGACTCCCTCGACGCCATGACCGCCGACTGGTCCCGCGTGCCCACCGACATCCTCGCGCGCATCTCCAACCGCATCATCAACGAAGTGAAGGGCATCAACCGGGTGGTCCTGGACATCTCGTCCAAGCCGCCCGCGACCATCGAATGGGAGTAG
- the guaB gene encoding IMP dehydrogenase, whose product MDKITGLGLTFDDVLLIPCYSEVLPDRVDVSTWLTPEIRLNIPLLSAAMDTVTESRMAISMARNGGAGVIHKNMSVAQQKLEVEKVKKSESGMIIDPVTVHPDMTVAAALKVMAEFSISGLPVVENDGLVGIVTNRDVRFVDDDVTTVRDVMTSENLVTVPVGTPLHVAKEHLHEHRIEKLLVVDEKKKLRGLITIKDIDKIQKYPNACKDPLGRLRAGAAVGVGPGRDERVAALLEAGCDFLVLDSAHGHTRNILSAVEAIKSQWPKCQLVAGNVGTYEGALALIKAGADAVKVGIGPGSICTTRIVAGVGVPQITAIMEAVRACREHGRCCVADGGIKFSGDVVKAIAAGADTVMMGSMFAGTEESPGETMLYQGRTYKIYRGMGSIDAMREGSADRYSQDKSNKLVPEGIVGRVPFKGPVSESIYQMVGGLRSGMGYVGVDNIKDLQEKPRFTRISPAGLRESHVHDVIITKESPNYRVESY is encoded by the coding sequence ATGGACAAGATCACCGGCCTGGGCCTCACGTTCGACGACGTACTTCTCATCCCTTGCTATTCCGAGGTCCTGCCCGACAGGGTGGACGTCTCCACCTGGCTGACCCCCGAGATCCGCCTGAACATCCCCCTGCTTTCGGCGGCCATGGATACCGTCACCGAGTCGCGAATGGCCATCTCCATGGCCCGCAACGGCGGCGCGGGCGTCATCCACAAGAACATGAGCGTGGCCCAGCAGAAGCTGGAGGTGGAGAAGGTCAAGAAGAGCGAGTCCGGGATGATCATCGATCCCGTGACCGTCCACCCCGACATGACCGTGGCCGCCGCCCTCAAGGTGATGGCCGAGTTCTCCATCTCGGGCCTGCCCGTGGTGGAGAACGACGGCCTGGTGGGCATCGTCACCAACCGCGACGTGCGCTTCGTGGACGACGACGTCACCACCGTGCGCGACGTGATGACCAGCGAGAACCTGGTCACCGTGCCCGTGGGCACCCCCCTGCACGTGGCCAAGGAGCACCTGCACGAGCACCGCATCGAGAAGCTCCTGGTGGTGGACGAGAAGAAGAAGCTGCGCGGACTGATCACCATCAAGGACATCGACAAGATCCAGAAGTACCCCAACGCCTGCAAAGACCCCCTGGGACGCCTGCGCGCCGGGGCCGCCGTGGGCGTGGGGCCCGGCCGCGACGAGCGCGTGGCCGCGCTCCTGGAAGCCGGGTGCGACTTCCTGGTGCTCGATTCGGCCCACGGCCACACCCGCAACATCCTCTCCGCCGTGGAGGCCATCAAGTCCCAGTGGCCCAAGTGCCAGCTGGTGGCGGGCAACGTGGGCACCTACGAGGGTGCGCTGGCGCTCATCAAGGCCGGGGCCGACGCCGTGAAGGTGGGCATCGGGCCGGGCTCCATCTGCACCACGCGCATCGTGGCCGGCGTGGGCGTGCCCCAGATCACCGCCATCATGGAGGCCGTGCGCGCCTGCCGCGAGCACGGCCGCTGCTGCGTGGCCGACGGCGGCATCAAGTTCTCGGGCGACGTGGTCAAGGCCATCGCCGCCGGGGCCGACACCGTGATGATGGGCTCCATGTTCGCCGGCACCGAGGAAAGCCCCGGCGAAACCATGCTCTACCAGGGCCGCACCTACAAGATCTACCGGGGCATGGGCTCCATCGACGCCATGCGCGAGGGCAGCGCCGACCGCTACTCCCAGGACAAGTCCAACAAGCTCGTCCCCGAGGGCATCGTGGGCCGCGTGCCCTTCAAGGGCCCCGTGTCCGAATCCATCTACCAGATGGTGGGCGGCCTGCGCTCCGGCATGGGCTATGTGGGCGTGGACAACATCAAGGACCTCCAGGAGAAGCCCCGTTTCACCCGCATCTCCCCGGCGGGCCTGCGCGAATCCCACGTGCACGACGTGATCATCACCAAGGAGTCTCCCAACTACAGGGTGGAGAGCTACTAG
- a CDS encoding ABC transporter ATP-binding protein gives MLKLTDIHTYYGSIHALKGVSLEVKQGEIVTLIGANGAGKTTTLMSISGVIQAKQGSIEFMGRDVTRLSTEKTVALGITQVPEGRMIFPRLTVLENLMMGAYLRSDKDNVKADLEKVYELFPKLSERMRQHGGTLSGGEQQMLAIGRALMARPKVLLLDEPSLGLAPIVVENIFEIIVRINREGTTVMLVEQNAQMALHIAHRGYVLETGVVTLEGPAKDLLENPKVRQAYLGLD, from the coding sequence ATGCTTAAGCTTACGGACATCCACACCTATTACGGCTCCATCCACGCCCTCAAGGGCGTGAGCCTGGAAGTGAAGCAGGGCGAGATCGTCACGCTCATCGGGGCCAACGGCGCGGGCAAGACCACCACGCTCATGTCCATCTCGGGGGTCATCCAGGCCAAGCAGGGGTCCATCGAGTTTATGGGCCGCGACGTGACGCGCCTCTCCACCGAGAAGACCGTGGCCCTGGGCATCACCCAGGTGCCCGAGGGCCGCATGATCTTCCCCCGGCTCACGGTGCTGGAAAACCTGATGATGGGCGCCTACCTGCGCTCCGACAAGGACAACGTGAAGGCCGACCTGGAAAAGGTCTACGAGCTCTTCCCCAAGCTCTCCGAACGCATGCGCCAGCACGGCGGCACGCTCTCGGGCGGCGAGCAGCAGATGCTTGCAATCGGGCGCGCCCTCATGGCAAGACCCAAGGTGCTGCTCCTGGACGAGCCGAGCCTCGGTCTCGCGCCCATCGTGGTGGAGAACATTTTCGAGATCATCGTTCGCATCAACCGGGAGGGCACCACGGTCATGCTCGTGGAGCAGAACGCCCAGATGGCTCTGCACATCGCCCACCGGGGATACGTGCTGGAAACCGGCGTGGTCACGCTTGAAGGCCCCGCCAAGGACCTGCTTGAAAACCCCAAGGTGCGCCAGGCGTACCTCGGCCTCGACTAA
- a CDS encoding ABC transporter ATP-binding protein, producing MDAILKIDSVSKRFGGLMALSDVSFQVTRGQILGLIGPNGAGKTTMFNCIAGIYKPTEGSILFEREGRHVEVGGSRPEQMTQMGVARTFQNIRLFASLSVLDNVRIGRHCRAAQGFWGAVLRTRAQKAEEKRLVDQSMSYLDFVGLGPKALDLSSALSYGDQRRLEIARALASEPRLLLLDEPAAGMNPQETASLVDLIHAILAKGVDVVLIEHDMKLVMSICQHLVVLDHGVKIAEGGPREIRENPEVIEAYLGRGAAHA from the coding sequence ATGGACGCCATTCTCAAGATCGACAGCGTGAGCAAGCGCTTCGGGGGCCTCATGGCCCTCTCGGACGTGAGCTTCCAGGTGACCAGGGGCCAGATTCTCGGCCTCATCGGACCCAACGGCGCGGGCAAGACCACCATGTTCAACTGCATCGCGGGCATCTACAAGCCCACAGAGGGGTCCATCCTCTTCGAGAGGGAAGGCCGCCACGTGGAAGTGGGCGGTTCGCGCCCCGAGCAGATGACCCAGATGGGCGTGGCCCGCACCTTCCAGAACATCCGGCTCTTCGCCTCGCTCTCGGTGCTGGACAACGTGCGCATCGGCCGCCACTGTCGAGCCGCCCAGGGCTTCTGGGGAGCGGTGTTGCGCACCAGGGCGCAGAAGGCCGAGGAAAAGCGCCTGGTGGACCAGAGCATGTCATACCTCGACTTCGTGGGCCTGGGCCCCAAGGCCCTGGACCTCTCCAGCGCCCTTTCCTACGGCGACCAGCGCCGCCTGGAGATCGCCCGCGCCCTGGCCAGCGAGCCCCGGCTCCTGCTGCTGGACGAGCCCGCTGCGGGCATGAACCCCCAGGAGACGGCCTCCCTGGTGGACCTGATCCACGCCATCCTGGCCAAGGGCGTGGACGTGGTGCTCATCGAACACGACATGAAGCTGGTCATGAGCATCTGCCAGCACCTGGTGGTGCTCGACCACGGCGTGAAGATCGCCGAGGGCGGCCCGCGCGAGATCAGGGAGAACCCGGAGGTCATCGAGGCCTACCTGGGCAGGGGGGCGGCCCATGCTTAA
- a CDS encoding branched-chain amino acid ABC transporter permease has translation MNANKNFLKAALALAVLALPFLPMVDDYVVHVAVLVMVYAVLAMGLNVLPGFCNLLDLGYVGFYGIGAYTAGILSLNHDVSFWIIVPGAVALGALCGVLRGAPTLRLSGDYFAIVTFGFTELVVLFLTNEIWLTRGPLGMPGIPPVALSLEWLGIDWRYDFFNEMPYYYLGLGMTALVYVVMGRIEDSRLGRAWLAIKEDPLAAASCGIDLMAYKTVAFAFSAGVGALAGCFMAQWSMFLSPDVFKFWESFLVLCMIVLGGLGNIKGAVAGAVVLVALGEILRVVLPKFGLPTETRFLVYGLIMILIMRFMPGGFFPTIAATSKKSRLILDLKARLEAGRAG, from the coding sequence ATGAACGCCAACAAGAACTTCCTCAAGGCCGCCCTGGCCCTCGCCGTCCTGGCCCTGCCCTTCCTGCCGATGGTGGACGACTACGTGGTCCACGTGGCGGTGCTGGTGATGGTCTACGCCGTGCTGGCCATGGGCCTGAACGTGCTGCCCGGCTTCTGCAACCTGCTGGACCTGGGCTACGTGGGCTTCTACGGCATCGGGGCCTATACGGCGGGCATCCTCTCGCTCAACCACGACGTGAGCTTCTGGATCATCGTGCCCGGCGCGGTGGCCCTGGGCGCGCTCTGCGGCGTGCTGCGCGGCGCGCCCACGCTTCGGCTCTCGGGCGACTACTTCGCCATCGTCACCTTCGGCTTCACGGAACTGGTGGTGCTCTTCCTCACCAACGAGATATGGCTCACCCGGGGGCCGCTCGGCATGCCCGGCATCCCCCCCGTGGCCCTGAGCCTGGAGTGGCTCGGCATCGACTGGCGCTACGACTTCTTCAACGAGATGCCCTACTACTACCTGGGCCTGGGCATGACCGCCCTGGTCTACGTGGTCATGGGGCGCATCGAGGATTCGCGCCTCGGCCGGGCCTGGCTGGCCATCAAGGAAGACCCCCTGGCCGCCGCCAGCTGCGGCATCGACCTCATGGCCTACAAGACCGTGGCCTTCGCCTTCTCCGCCGGGGTGGGCGCGCTGGCCGGATGCTTCATGGCCCAGTGGTCCATGTTCCTCTCGCCCGACGTGTTCAAGTTCTGGGAGTCGTTCCTGGTGCTCTGCATGATCGTGCTGGGGGGGCTTGGCAACATCAAGGGCGCGGTGGCCGGGGCCGTGGTGCTGGTGGCCCTGGGCGAGATTCTGCGCGTGGTGCTCCCCAAGTTCGGGCTGCCCACCGAGACGCGTTTCCTCGTTTACGGCCTGATCATGATCCTCATCATGCGCTTCATGCCGGGCGGCTTCTTCCCCACCATCGCCGCCACCAGCAAGAAGAGCAGGCTCATTTTGGACCTCAAGGCGCGGCTCGAAGCCGGGAGGGCGGGGTAG
- a CDS encoding branched-chain amino acid ABC transporter permease, whose translation MFEQQLFNGLTLGLIYALIAVGYTMVYGVIELINFAHGEVYMLGAFLCITFISALGIPLFPAIALAMACCALIGVSIDRIAYRPLRKAPRLAALITAIGVSIFLQNIAMIIWGSRPVPFPRDAVPRAFSETAFTLGSVSVSGLQVFIYAATIAMMIGLTLIINKTRVGTAMRALAQNQVSAALMGINVNRIIAFTFALGSSLGAVAGILVGMYYNTLSATMGYNAGVKAFAAAVLGGIGSVPGAMLGGVVLGIAETLGAGYVSSQYRDGIGYAVMIAVILLRPSGLLGKSVGQKA comes from the coding sequence GTGTTCGAACAACAACTCTTCAATGGACTGACCCTGGGGCTCATCTACGCGCTCATCGCCGTGGGCTACACCATGGTCTACGGCGTCATCGAGCTGATCAACTTCGCCCACGGCGAAGTGTACATGCTCGGCGCATTTCTGTGCATCACCTTCATCAGCGCCCTGGGCATCCCGCTCTTTCCGGCCATCGCCCTGGCCATGGCCTGCTGCGCGCTCATCGGCGTGAGCATCGACCGGATCGCCTACAGGCCCCTGCGCAAAGCGCCGCGCCTGGCCGCGCTCATCACGGCCATCGGCGTCTCCATCTTTCTGCAGAACATCGCCATGATCATCTGGGGCTCGCGCCCCGTGCCCTTCCCGCGCGACGCCGTGCCCCGGGCCTTCAGCGAGACGGCCTTCACCCTGGGCAGCGTGAGCGTCTCGGGCCTGCAGGTGTTCATCTACGCCGCCACCATCGCCATGATGATCGGGCTCACGCTCATCATCAACAAGACCCGCGTGGGCACCGCCATGCGCGCCCTGGCCCAGAACCAGGTGAGCGCCGCGCTCATGGGCATCAACGTCAACCGCATCATCGCCTTCACCTTCGCCCTGGGCTCCTCCCTGGGCGCGGTGGCCGGCATCCTGGTTGGCATGTACTACAACACCCTCTCCGCCACCATGGGCTACAACGCGGGCGTCAAGGCCTTCGCCGCCGCCGTGCTGGGCGGCATCGGCAGCGTGCCCGGGGCCATGCTGGGCGGGGTGGTGCTGGGCATCGCCGAAACCCTGGGCGCGGGCTACGTCTCCAGCCAGTACCGCGACGGCATCGGCTACGCGGTGATGATCGCCGTGATCCTTTTGCGTCCCTCCGGGCTGCTCGGCAAGTCCGTGGGCCAGAAGGCCTAG
- a CDS encoding ABC transporter substrate-binding protein yields the protein MKCKRGLVVALAMAAFFGMANLALAADVIKIAVPSPFTGPAAGYGDNVKAGVAMKVDEINAKGGVNGQKIEAVFFDEQCDPKEAATVGTKIAGDKALVGIVGHLCSGAHLAALPNYLRAGVAAMSPTATNVTISDKNKDAKGQVWSFRNVYRDDFQGAFLADYMAKTLGLKKVAVFYENSDYGIGLKDAFLKQAKAVGLTVVGEEAYMKGANDFTPQLTKIKGQAPDALFISGYYNEGALVADQAKKLGLAVPKFGADGLDNADYIKLAGPAADNTYLTAPFLAEKAGPEAKAFIDAFKAKYNRDVDWMSANAYDAAGMIIEAISKVGADRAKVREYLASMNSKEKGYKGITGLTFFNDKGDCEKPAFVKMVKDGKFVPAEKQMAN from the coding sequence ATGAAATGCAAACGTGGCCTGGTCGTGGCGCTTGCCATGGCCGCTTTCTTCGGCATGGCCAACCTGGCCCTCGCGGCCGACGTGATCAAGATCGCCGTCCCCTCGCCCTTCACCGGCCCCGCCGCCGGCTACGGCGACAACGTGAAGGCCGGCGTGGCCATGAAGGTTGACGAGATCAACGCCAAAGGCGGCGTGAACGGCCAGAAGATCGAGGCCGTCTTCTTCGACGAGCAGTGCGATCCCAAGGAAGCCGCCACCGTGGGCACCAAGATCGCCGGCGACAAGGCCCTGGTCGGCATCGTGGGCCACCTGTGCTCCGGCGCTCACCTGGCCGCTCTGCCCAACTACCTGCGCGCGGGCGTGGCCGCCATGTCCCCCACGGCCACCAACGTGACCATCTCCGACAAGAACAAGGACGCCAAGGGCCAGGTCTGGAGCTTCCGCAACGTCTACCGCGACGACTTCCAGGGCGCGTTCCTGGCCGACTATATGGCCAAGACCCTGGGCCTGAAGAAAGTGGCCGTGTTCTACGAGAACAGCGACTACGGCATCGGCCTCAAGGACGCCTTCCTGAAGCAGGCCAAGGCCGTTGGCCTCACCGTGGTGGGCGAGGAAGCCTACATGAAGGGCGCCAACGACTTCACCCCCCAGCTCACCAAGATCAAGGGCCAGGCCCCCGACGCCCTGTTCATCTCCGGCTACTACAACGAAGGCGCCCTCGTCGCCGACCAGGCCAAGAAGCTGGGCCTCGCCGTGCCCAAGTTCGGCGCCGACGGCCTGGACAACGCCGACTACATCAAGCTCGCCGGCCCCGCCGCCGACAACACCTACCTGACCGCCCCCTTCCTGGCCGAAAAGGCCGGCCCCGAAGCCAAGGCCTTCATCGACGCCTTCAAGGCCAAGTACAACCGCGATGTTGACTGGATGAGCGCCAACGCGTATGACGCCGCCGGGATGATCATCGAGGCCATCTCCAAGGTCGGGGCCGACCGCGCCAAGGTCCGCGAGTACCTGGCCTCCATGAACTCCAAGGAGAAGGGCTACAAGGGCATCACCGGCCTGACCTTCTTCAACGACAAGGGCGACTGCGAAAAGCCCGCCTTCGTGAAGATGGTCAAGGACGGCAAGTTCGTCCCCGCCGAGAAGCAGATGGCCAACTAG
- a CDS encoding tetratricopeptide repeat protein, with protein sequence MKTSAAGAFRPNKPLLGLMLLCLAGMFVWSFVYRAEHPALVASVEMRGGDPHGGEGDPMQAVMAAMSRLQANPEDVDAMEEAAGAFAAAEMWDKALAVLEKAAVKAPDEKHILNLHGVTLFRLERPAEAAKKFERLLALEPGNFQGQFNLAAVYKYGLEDMAKARPLFEAVLANPMADMQTKRQAQQELTP encoded by the coding sequence ATGAAGACTAGCGCCGCAGGGGCCTTTCGCCCCAACAAACCCCTGCTGGGCCTGATGCTTTTGTGCCTGGCGGGCATGTTCGTCTGGTCCTTCGTCTACCGGGCGGAACACCCCGCGCTGGTGGCCAGCGTGGAGATGCGCGGGGGCGACCCCCACGGGGGCGAGGGCGACCCCATGCAGGCCGTGATGGCCGCCATGTCCCGCCTCCAGGCCAACCCCGAGGACGTGGACGCCATGGAGGAAGCGGCCGGGGCCTTCGCCGCCGCCGAAATGTGGGACAAGGCCCTCGCCGTGCTGGAGAAGGCCGCCGTCAAGGCCCCGGACGAGAAGCACATCCTCAACCTGCACGGCGTGACCCTCTTCCGCCTGGAGCGCCCGGCCGAGGCGGCCAAGAAGTTCGAGCGCCTGCTGGCCCTGGAGCCAGGCAATTTCCAGGGGCAGTTCAACCTGGCCGCCGTTTACAAGTACGGCCTGGAGGACATGGCCAAGGCCCGTCCCCTCTTCGAGGCCGTGCTGGCCAACCCCATGGCCGACATGCAGACCAAGCGCCAGGCCCAGCAGGAGCTGACGCCGTAG
- a CDS encoding CcmD family protein has protein sequence MGNQTYLLAANVIVWLGICGFVAFVATRQARLERRLKQLEALHED, from the coding sequence ATGGGCAATCAAACCTATCTGCTGGCGGCCAACGTGATCGTCTGGCTGGGCATCTGCGGCTTCGTGGCCTTCGTGGCCACCCGCCAGGCGCGGCTGGAGCGTCGCTTGAAACAGCTGGAAGCGCTTCATGAAGACTAG
- the ccsA gene encoding cytochrome c biogenesis protein CcsA, with product MTALLAGAAALALAAAQWFIWVYAPVEETMGVVQKIFYIHLPMAWWSMISFLVVFAASVLVLVRKDARWDRLAGAACELGVLFSGLALVTGSLWGKPIWNVWWTWDPRLTTTLVMWFVYCAYLILRQSGAGGERGPVVRAALGIVAFLDVPLVFYSARKWRSIHPTVFGSQGGGLEPEMVAAVVASILAMGILWAAILSLRARQLGQAAAIRQIFLHQTK from the coding sequence ATGACGGCCCTTCTTGCGGGCGCGGCGGCCCTTGCTCTGGCCGCAGCGCAGTGGTTCATCTGGGTGTACGCCCCCGTGGAAGAGACCATGGGCGTGGTGCAGAAGATTTTCTACATCCACCTGCCCATGGCCTGGTGGTCCATGATCAGCTTCCTGGTGGTGTTCGCGGCCTCGGTGCTGGTGCTCGTGCGCAAGGACGCCCGTTGGGACCGCCTGGCCGGAGCCGCCTGCGAGCTGGGCGTGCTCTTTTCCGGCCTGGCCCTGGTCACGGGGTCGCTTTGGGGCAAGCCCATCTGGAACGTCTGGTGGACCTGGGACCCCAGGCTCACCACCACGCTGGTGATGTGGTTCGTCTACTGCGCCTACCTCATCCTGCGCCAGTCTGGCGCAGGGGGCGAGCGGGGGCCTGTGGTGCGCGCGGCCCTGGGCATCGTGGCGTTCCTGGACGTGCCCCTGGTGTTCTATTCGGCCCGCAAGTGGCGATCGATCCATCCCACGGTGTTCGGCTCCCAGGGCGGGGGCCTCGAACCGGAGATGGTGGCGGCCGTGGTGGCTTCCATCCTGGCCATGGGCATTCTCTGGGCCGCGATCCTTTCGCTGCGCGCCAGGCAACTCGGGCAGGCGGCGGCCATCCGCCAGATATTCCTGCACCAGACCAAGTGA